In Paroedura picta isolate Pp20150507F chromosome 1, Ppicta_v3.0, whole genome shotgun sequence, the following are encoded in one genomic region:
- the VPS51 gene encoding vacuolar protein sorting-associated protein 51 homolog isoform X1 has product MATSPAERGPEPPGGKRRPHGMLKLYYGLPDPSGEALGPARGELGGPTDINGPHFDPEVFLTKLRKECPLAQLMDCETDMVKQIRALDSDMQTLVYENYNKFISATDTIRKMKNDFKKMEDEMDCLAANMAVITEFSASISSTLQDQHEQITKLSGVHALLRKLQFLFELPARLTKCVELEAYAQAVRYYSKARSILHQYQHMPSFQGIQDDCQKIMADLAQKLREKFRDGGSGAKDLAECVELLLQLGEPAEELCDEFLSHARSRLEAELQALEAELGEGQPQRISSPATDILEFTDRGCNSFVSNMCLVIASYQELFVNREGAEGIGRMAHDKLVAFVDGLMERYFALVERRIQLERGVGDNSLLVRALDRFHRRLQALAKLLPASQAAAEGTEIVVRAAKERIRQYLQALQSFYVDCLTDVRQSLAAPRLMGKDSPNLGELLSTISASILNQIKSVLTYVHLFTAKDITFSNKPYFKGEFCSQGVREGLIVSFIKSICQTARQFCESTGDKGGSTPPALLLLLSRLCLDYETSTISYILTLTDEQFLVQDHSPVTPVTGLCAEAREAAQKLLNHYVKVQGLIISQMLRKSVETRDWITTIEPRNVRAVMKRVVEDATSIDVQVGLLYEEGVRKAQSSDSSKRTFSVYSSSRQQSRYAPSYTPSAPMDTNLLSNIQKLFSERIDIFSPVEFNKVSVLTGIIKISLKTFLECVRLRTFGRFGLQQIQVDCYYLQLYLWRFVSDENLVHFLLDEIVGSTAHRCLDPVPMEQSVIEVICERG; this is encoded by the exons ATGGCGACTTCTCCGGCCGAGCGTGGCCCTGAGCCGCCGGGCGGGAAGCGTCGACCACACGGGATGCTGAAGCTCTACTACGGGCTCCCGGACCCATCGGGAGAGGCCTTGGGCCCGGCCAGAGGGGAGCTCGGGGGCCCCACAGACATCAACGGGCCTCACTTCGACCCGGAAGTCTTCCTCACTAAG CTGCGGAAGGAGTGCCCCCTGGCTCAGTTGATGGACTGTGAGACTGACATGGTAAAGCAGATCCGAGCCCTGGACAGCGATATGCAGACGTTGGTCTATGAGAATTACAACAAGTTCATTTCTGCCACAG ACACCATCCGAAAGATGAAAAATGACTTCAAGAAGATGGAGGACGAGATGGACTGCTTGGCGGCCAACATGGCTGTGATCACCGAGTTCAGTGCCAGTATCAGTAGCACCTTACAGGATCAGCATGAGCAGATCACCAAGTTGTCAG gTGTGCACGCACTCCTGCGCAAGCTGCAGTTCCTTTTCGAGCTGCCTGCCCGCCTGACTAAGTGTGTGGAGCTTGAAGCCTACGCGCAGGCTGTCCGCTACTACAGCAAAGCTCGCTCCATCCTCCACCAGTACCAGCACATGCCCTCCTTCCAAGGCATCCAGGATGACTGCCAGAAGATCATGGCTGACCTCGCTCAGAAGCTGCGGGAGAAGTTCAG GGATGGGGGCTCCGGTGCCAAGGACTTAGCTGAGTGCGTGGAGCTTCTGTTGCAACTGGGTGAGCCAGCTGAGGAGCTATGCGATGAATTCCTCTCTCATGCCCGCTCTCGTCTGGAGGCTGAACTTCAGGCCCTGGAGgctgagctgggggaggggcagccccAAAGGATCTCCAGTCCAGCCACTGACATCCTTGAATTCACTGACCGCGGCTGCAACAGCTTTGTCAGCAACATGTGCTTGGTGATCGCCTCGTACCAGGAGCTGTTTGTCAACCGGGAGGGCGCTGAAGGGATTGGCCGCATGGCCCACGACAAGCTGGTGGCCTTTGTGGATGGCCTGATGGAGCGCTACTTTGCCCTGGTGGAGCGGCGCATCCAGCTGGAGAGGGGCGTGGGGGACAACTCGCTGCTCGTGCGGGCCCTGGACCGCTTCCACCGGCGCCTGCAGGCCTTGGCCAAGCTCTTGCCGGCTTCTCAGGCAGCGGCCGAAGGCACAGAGATTGTGGTGCGCGCAGCCAAGGAGCGCATCCGCCAGTAcctccaggccctgcagagcttctACGTGGACTGCCTGACAGACGTGCGCCAGTCCCTGGCAGCCCCCCGTCTCATGGGCAAGGACAGCCCCAACCTGGGGGAACTCCTGAGCACCATCTCGGCTTCCATCCTGAACCAGATTAAGTCAGTGCTCACCTACGTTCACCTCTTCACCGCCAAGGACATCACTTTCTCCAATAAGCCTTATTTCAAG GGGGAATTCTGCAGCCAAGGGGTCCGCGAAGGCCTCATTGTCAGTTTCATCAAGTCGATCTGCCAGACAGCCCGGCAGTTCTGTGAGAGCACGGGGGACAAGGGCGGGTCTACGCCCCctgcactgctgctgcttctctcgCGCCTCTGCCTGGACTATGAGACCTCCACCATCAGCTACATCCTCACACTGACCGACGAGCAATTCTTAGTGCAG GACCACTCCCCAGTGACCCCCGTGACGGGGCTGTGTGCTGAAGCCCGTGAAGCTGCCCAGAAGCTGCTGAACCATTACGTCAAGGTGCAAGGCCTGATCATCTCTCAGATGCTGCGCAAGAGCGTGGAGACCCGCGACTGGATCACAACCATCGAGCCGCGCAACGTCCGTGCTGTCATGAAGCGTGTGGTTGAGGATGCCACTTCCATCGATGTGCAG GTCGGGCTTCTGTATGAGGAAGGTGTGCGTAAAGCCCAGAGCAGCGATTCCAGCAAAAGGACCTTTTCAGTGTACAGCAGCTCCCGGCAACAGAGTCGCTACGCACCCAGTTATACGCCCAG TGCCCCCATGGATACCAACCTGCTTAGTAATATCCAGAAGCTGTTCTCCGAACGCATCGATATCTTCAGCCCTGTGGAGTTCAACAAG GTCTCTGTGCTGACCGGGATCATCAAGATCAGCCTGAAGACGTTTCTGGAGTGTGTCCGTTTGCGCACTTTTGGTCGTTTCGGCCTGCAGCAGATCCAAGTGGACTGTTATTACCTGCAGCTTTACCTGTGGCGTTTTGTTTCCGATGAGAACCTGGTGCATTTCTTGCTGGACGAGATTGTAGGCAGCACAGCCCACCGCTGTCTTGACCCTGTGCCCATGGAACAGAGTGTGATCGAGGTCATCTGTGAGCGTGGATAG
- the VPS51 gene encoding vacuolar protein sorting-associated protein 51 homolog isoform X2 has protein sequence MDCETDMVKQIRALDSDMQTLVYENYNKFISATDTIRKMKNDFKKMEDEMDCLAANMAVITEFSASISSTLQDQHEQITKLSGVHALLRKLQFLFELPARLTKCVELEAYAQAVRYYSKARSILHQYQHMPSFQGIQDDCQKIMADLAQKLREKFRDGGSGAKDLAECVELLLQLGEPAEELCDEFLSHARSRLEAELQALEAELGEGQPQRISSPATDILEFTDRGCNSFVSNMCLVIASYQELFVNREGAEGIGRMAHDKLVAFVDGLMERYFALVERRIQLERGVGDNSLLVRALDRFHRRLQALAKLLPASQAAAEGTEIVVRAAKERIRQYLQALQSFYVDCLTDVRQSLAAPRLMGKDSPNLGELLSTISASILNQIKSVLTYVHLFTAKDITFSNKPYFKGEFCSQGVREGLIVSFIKSICQTARQFCESTGDKGGSTPPALLLLLSRLCLDYETSTISYILTLTDEQFLVQDHSPVTPVTGLCAEAREAAQKLLNHYVKVQGLIISQMLRKSVETRDWITTIEPRNVRAVMKRVVEDATSIDVQVGLLYEEGVRKAQSSDSSKRTFSVYSSSRQQSRYAPSYTPSAPMDTNLLSNIQKLFSERIDIFSPVEFNKVSVLTGIIKISLKTFLECVRLRTFGRFGLQQIQVDCYYLQLYLWRFVSDENLVHFLLDEIVGSTAHRCLDPVPMEQSVIEVICERG, from the exons ATGGACTGTGAGACTGACATGGTAAAGCAGATCCGAGCCCTGGACAGCGATATGCAGACGTTGGTCTATGAGAATTACAACAAGTTCATTTCTGCCACAG ACACCATCCGAAAGATGAAAAATGACTTCAAGAAGATGGAGGACGAGATGGACTGCTTGGCGGCCAACATGGCTGTGATCACCGAGTTCAGTGCCAGTATCAGTAGCACCTTACAGGATCAGCATGAGCAGATCACCAAGTTGTCAG gTGTGCACGCACTCCTGCGCAAGCTGCAGTTCCTTTTCGAGCTGCCTGCCCGCCTGACTAAGTGTGTGGAGCTTGAAGCCTACGCGCAGGCTGTCCGCTACTACAGCAAAGCTCGCTCCATCCTCCACCAGTACCAGCACATGCCCTCCTTCCAAGGCATCCAGGATGACTGCCAGAAGATCATGGCTGACCTCGCTCAGAAGCTGCGGGAGAAGTTCAG GGATGGGGGCTCCGGTGCCAAGGACTTAGCTGAGTGCGTGGAGCTTCTGTTGCAACTGGGTGAGCCAGCTGAGGAGCTATGCGATGAATTCCTCTCTCATGCCCGCTCTCGTCTGGAGGCTGAACTTCAGGCCCTGGAGgctgagctgggggaggggcagccccAAAGGATCTCCAGTCCAGCCACTGACATCCTTGAATTCACTGACCGCGGCTGCAACAGCTTTGTCAGCAACATGTGCTTGGTGATCGCCTCGTACCAGGAGCTGTTTGTCAACCGGGAGGGCGCTGAAGGGATTGGCCGCATGGCCCACGACAAGCTGGTGGCCTTTGTGGATGGCCTGATGGAGCGCTACTTTGCCCTGGTGGAGCGGCGCATCCAGCTGGAGAGGGGCGTGGGGGACAACTCGCTGCTCGTGCGGGCCCTGGACCGCTTCCACCGGCGCCTGCAGGCCTTGGCCAAGCTCTTGCCGGCTTCTCAGGCAGCGGCCGAAGGCACAGAGATTGTGGTGCGCGCAGCCAAGGAGCGCATCCGCCAGTAcctccaggccctgcagagcttctACGTGGACTGCCTGACAGACGTGCGCCAGTCCCTGGCAGCCCCCCGTCTCATGGGCAAGGACAGCCCCAACCTGGGGGAACTCCTGAGCACCATCTCGGCTTCCATCCTGAACCAGATTAAGTCAGTGCTCACCTACGTTCACCTCTTCACCGCCAAGGACATCACTTTCTCCAATAAGCCTTATTTCAAG GGGGAATTCTGCAGCCAAGGGGTCCGCGAAGGCCTCATTGTCAGTTTCATCAAGTCGATCTGCCAGACAGCCCGGCAGTTCTGTGAGAGCACGGGGGACAAGGGCGGGTCTACGCCCCctgcactgctgctgcttctctcgCGCCTCTGCCTGGACTATGAGACCTCCACCATCAGCTACATCCTCACACTGACCGACGAGCAATTCTTAGTGCAG GACCACTCCCCAGTGACCCCCGTGACGGGGCTGTGTGCTGAAGCCCGTGAAGCTGCCCAGAAGCTGCTGAACCATTACGTCAAGGTGCAAGGCCTGATCATCTCTCAGATGCTGCGCAAGAGCGTGGAGACCCGCGACTGGATCACAACCATCGAGCCGCGCAACGTCCGTGCTGTCATGAAGCGTGTGGTTGAGGATGCCACTTCCATCGATGTGCAG GTCGGGCTTCTGTATGAGGAAGGTGTGCGTAAAGCCCAGAGCAGCGATTCCAGCAAAAGGACCTTTTCAGTGTACAGCAGCTCCCGGCAACAGAGTCGCTACGCACCCAGTTATACGCCCAG TGCCCCCATGGATACCAACCTGCTTAGTAATATCCAGAAGCTGTTCTCCGAACGCATCGATATCTTCAGCCCTGTGGAGTTCAACAAG GTCTCTGTGCTGACCGGGATCATCAAGATCAGCCTGAAGACGTTTCTGGAGTGTGTCCGTTTGCGCACTTTTGGTCGTTTCGGCCTGCAGCAGATCCAAGTGGACTGTTATTACCTGCAGCTTTACCTGTGGCGTTTTGTTTCCGATGAGAACCTGGTGCATTTCTTGCTGGACGAGATTGTAGGCAGCACAGCCCACCGCTGTCTTGACCCTGTGCCCATGGAACAGAGTGTGATCGAGGTCATCTGTGAGCGTGGATAG
- the LOC143832591 gene encoding toll-like receptor 5, protein MGRSPLQPEKEREKHLPRLGTTMLRFHQGGLIYGAPRVLLCIAILLPATWSHTTDVPGRCYHTRMNFWLAANCQGQSHKTVPKVDPSTQVLLLNFNLFSTVLNSTWHQMDSLQMLSLGKQLGGSLFVGERAFQNVAGIKFLDLGGNMNVTLHPAAFAGLTKLEVLLLDFNGFGDKVLERQYFQDLVSLKSLDLSGNRIRSLRPDSSFQQLGKLSFLRLKLNKIERICGDDLQNLRGHHLTLLDLSSNHLLDHHNCTNPFHNITLGTLDLSSNPWNTIQAEQFFTSLTGTRIQNLKMQFSGAIGSSFGFQNLKDISARTFSGLHDSGTFSLDMSHGFLNELAPSVFTAFPDLHSLFLRSNQITEIHDGAFLKLTKLNVLDLSNNLLGELYTKALKSLRSSPLQDLILKSNHIGIVQQGALMGLNLLQILDLQDNALSQVPKGKLPSLQRLILGQNRIRDAWGIEHLSQNLTYLDLSSNRLSDLGQLWEQLGKMPSLLFLNLSSNHLARCFKIREGPRYLRELDLSHNNLEDVWKAGKCVSIFHHLERLMVLNLSSSSLKDLPKGLFQGLVSLQTLDLSENLLPSLPEEVFLGLQSLRTLSLHGNPMMTLSPSVFQPLVLLNTLDLQELSLFCHCELANLQSWLQSHKMALTKPVAAGVPCVLPHPSFTQVSLSWFLLNHCDV, encoded by the exons ATGGGCCGATCACCGTTGCAGCctgaaaaggaaagagagaagcatCTCCCTCGCCTGGGTACCACGATGCTGAGGTTTCATCAAGGAGGCCTGATTTATGGAGCTCCAAGAG TCCTCCTTTGTATTGCCATCCTTTTGCCTGCTACCTGGAGTCACACCACAGATGTCCCAGGTCGCTGTTATCATACCAGGATGAATTTTTGGCTGGCAGCCAATTGCCAAGGTCAAAGCCACAAGACGGTTCCCAAAGTTGACCCCTCTACCCAGGTCCTCCTGCTGAATTTTAACCTGTTCTCCACCGTCTTGAATTCTACCTGGCACCAAATGGATTCTCTGCAGATGCTGTCCCTTGGGAAGCAGCTGGGAGGATCCCTCTTTGTTGGAGAGAGAGCCTTTCAGAATGTGGCTGGTATCAAATTCCTGGACCTTGGAGGGAACATGAACGTAACGCTGCACCCCGCTGCTTTTGCAGGCCTGACCAAACTGGAGGTATTACTCTTGGATTTTAATGGCTTCGGTGATAAGGTTTTGGAAAGACAATACTTCCAGGATTTGGTGTCCCTGAAGAGTCTGGATCTTTCGGGAAATCGCATCCGGAGCCTGAGGCCTGATTCATCCTTTCAACAGCTTGGAAAGCTGAGCTTCCTTCGGCTGAAGCTCAATAAAATTGAGAGGATCTGTGGAGATGACCTACAAAACCTCAGAGGGCACCATCTTACCTTGCTTGACCTGTCTTCTAATCATTTGCTCGACCACCACAACTGCACCAACCCTTTCCACAACATCACACTGGGAACCCTAGACCTCTCTTCCAATCCGTGGAATACAATACAAGCCGAGCAGTTTTTTACAAGCTTAACTGGTACACGGATCCAGAACCTCAAGATGCAGTTCTCAGGGGCGATTGGAAGCTCATTCGGTTTCCAGAACCTCAAGGACATTTCAGCCAGGACCTTCTCTGGGCTACATGATAGTGGCACCTTCTCCCTTGACATGTCCCATGGCTTCCTGAACGAACTAGCCCCTTCTGTCTTCACAGCTTTCCCAGATCTCCACAGCCTGTTTTTGAGGTCCAATCAGATTACTGAAATCCACGATGGGGCCTTCCTCAAACTGACTAAATTGAATGTTCTTGATCTATCCAACAACCTTCTTGGGGAGCTGTACACAAAAGCCTTGAAAAGTCTGAGGTCATCACCCCTACAGGATCTCATCCTGAAGTCCAACCACATTGGGATTGTTCAACAGGGTGCCCTCATGGGGCTGAATCTCTTGCAGATCCTTGACCTACAGGACAATGCTCTCTCTCAGGTACCAAAGGGTAAACTCCCATCTCTGCAGCGTCTGATACTGGGGCAGAACAGGATCAGGGATGCCTGGGGTATTGAGCATCTTAGCCAGAACCTAACATACCTTGACTTATCCTCCAACCGCCTGAGTGACCTGGGGCAGCTCTGGGAGCAGCTAGGGAAGATGCCCTCTTTGCTTTTTCTTAATCTCTCAAGCAACCACTTGGCAAGATGCTTCAAGATCCGAGAAGGCCCCAGATACCTCAGAGAACTGGATCTTTCCCATAACAACCTGGAAGATGTCTGGAAAGCAGGAAAGTGTGTGAGCATCTTCCATCATTTAGAGAGGTTGATGGTCCTGAATCTCAGCTCCAGCAGTCTCAAGGACTTACCTAAGGGTCTTTTCCAGGGGTTGGTGTCTCTGCAGACCCTGGACCTTTCTGAGAACCTCCTGCCCTCACTTCCAGAGGAAGTATTCCTTGGCCTACAGTCTTTGCGCACCCTCAGCCTTCATGGGAACCCTATGATGACCCTCTCACCATCTGTATTCCAACCGCTGGTTCTGCTAAATACCTTGGATCTGCAGGAATTGAGCTTGTTTTGTCACTGCGAGCTTGCCAACTTGCAGAGTTGGCTGCAGAGCCATAAAATGGCACTGACAAAACCCGTGGCAGCAGGAGTCCCTTGTGTGCTTCCCCATCCATCTTTCACACAGGTCTCCTTGTCCTGGTTCCTCCTCAACCACTGTGATGTGTGA
- the TM7SF2 gene encoding delta(14)-sterol reductase TM7SF2 isoform X1, which translates to MDRHKIPRTKELEFGGFLGAFCLLFLLPATVFVLLLTCRTEQASLLNFPLPLPTLRSLWNPQDFALVLAWVGLQALLYMLPLGKLVYFLKQVTEGTVLRDKSRLLYCINGIHAMWITALLVGVGMVAGLRLSYIYDHLLQLAFSATVLAFGLSILLYLKALLAPGTALAPGGNSGNPIYDFFIGHELNPRIGTFDLKFFCELRPGLLGWALINMGMLVKETELRGNPSLAMILVNAFQLLYVVDAFWNEEAILTTMDIVHEGFGFMLAFGNLAWVPFLYSLQSYFLVTHPQKLSLPVAGGIILLNGLGYSVFRSANSQKNTFRRNPVDPKVAGLKTIPTATGRRLLVSGWWGFVRHPNYLGDLIMAFAWSLPCGISHILPYFYILYFTMLLIHREARDEHQCLRKYGLAWQEYCRRVPYRIFPYLY; encoded by the exons ATGGATCGACACAAGATCCCCCGCACCAAAGAATTGGAATTTGGGGGTTTTCTAG GGGCCTTCTGCCTCCTTTTCCTATTGCCTGCCACTGTCTTCGTCCTGCTACTCACGTGCAGGACAGAGCAGGCCAGCCTCTTGAACTTCCCATTGCCTTTGCCCACCCTCCGCTCCTTGTGGAACCCACAGGATTTTGCACTGGTCTTAGCCTGGGTAGGGCTGCAGGCTCTCCTGTACATGCTGCCTCTGGGGAAG CTTGTATATTTCTTAAAACAGGTCACAGAAGGGACAGTTCTTCGAGACAAAAGCCGGCTCCTGTACTGTATTAATG GGATCCATGCCATGTGGATCACAGCGTTGTTGGTGGGGGTCGGCATGGTTGCAGGGTTGCGCCTCAGTTACATATACGACCATTTACTGCAACTCGCCTTCTCTGCAACTGTTCTGGCTTTTGGACTCAGCATCCTCCTCTATCTCAAAGCACTCCTGGCCCCTGGGACAGCGCTGGCTCCAGgtgggaattcag GAAACCCCATCTATGACTTCTTCATCGGCCACGAGTTGAACCCACGCATTGGTACCTTCGACCTTAAGTTTTTCTGTGAGCTGCGCCCGGGTCTCCTGGGTTGG GCTCTGATCAACATGGGTATGTTAGTGAAGGAGACGGAGCTGAGAGGGAATCCTTCCTTGGCTATGATTCTTGTGAATGCCTTCCAGCTACTTTATGTGGTGGACGCCTTTTGGAACGAG GAGGCCATCCTCACCACCATGGACATTGTTCACGAGGGTTTCGGCTTCATGCTAGCTTTTGGGAACCTGGCTTGGGTGCCCTTCCTGTACAGTCTGCAGTCCTATTTCCTGGTCACGCATCCGCAGAAGCTTAGCCTGCCTGTAGCTGGAGGCATCATCCTGCTGAATG GCCTGGGCTATTCTGTTTTCCGCAGTGCTAACTCCCAGAAGAACACTTTCCGCCGGAATCCTGTTGATCCCAAAGTAGCTG GACTCAAGACCATCCCCACGGCCACGGGGCGGCGTCTGCTGGTGTCCGGGTGGTGGGGGTTTGTGCGGCATCCCAACTATTTGGGGGACCTCATCATGGCATTTGCTTGGTCCCTGCCCTGCG gCATCAGCCACATCCTGCCTTATTTCTACATCCTCTACTTTACTATGCTTCTCATCCACCGGGAGGCGAGGGATGAGCACCAGTGCCTGCGGAAGTATGGTCTGGCCTGGCAGGAGTACTGCCGCCGAGTCCCTTACCGGATCTTCCCCTACCTCTACTGA
- the TM7SF2 gene encoding delta(14)-sterol reductase TM7SF2 isoform X2, whose amino-acid sequence MDRHKIPRTKELEFGGFLGAFCLLFLLPATVFVLLLTCRTEQASLLNFPLPLPTLRSLWNPQDFALVLAWVGLQALLYMLPLGKVTEGTVLRDKSRLLYCINGIHAMWITALLVGVGMVAGLRLSYIYDHLLQLAFSATVLAFGLSILLYLKALLAPGTALAPGGNSGNPIYDFFIGHELNPRIGTFDLKFFCELRPGLLGWALINMGMLVKETELRGNPSLAMILVNAFQLLYVVDAFWNEEAILTTMDIVHEGFGFMLAFGNLAWVPFLYSLQSYFLVTHPQKLSLPVAGGIILLNGLGYSVFRSANSQKNTFRRNPVDPKVAGLKTIPTATGRRLLVSGWWGFVRHPNYLGDLIMAFAWSLPCGISHILPYFYILYFTMLLIHREARDEHQCLRKYGLAWQEYCRRVPYRIFPYLY is encoded by the exons ATGGATCGACACAAGATCCCCCGCACCAAAGAATTGGAATTTGGGGGTTTTCTAG GGGCCTTCTGCCTCCTTTTCCTATTGCCTGCCACTGTCTTCGTCCTGCTACTCACGTGCAGGACAGAGCAGGCCAGCCTCTTGAACTTCCCATTGCCTTTGCCCACCCTCCGCTCCTTGTGGAACCCACAGGATTTTGCACTGGTCTTAGCCTGGGTAGGGCTGCAGGCTCTCCTGTACATGCTGCCTCTGGGGAAG GTCACAGAAGGGACAGTTCTTCGAGACAAAAGCCGGCTCCTGTACTGTATTAATG GGATCCATGCCATGTGGATCACAGCGTTGTTGGTGGGGGTCGGCATGGTTGCAGGGTTGCGCCTCAGTTACATATACGACCATTTACTGCAACTCGCCTTCTCTGCAACTGTTCTGGCTTTTGGACTCAGCATCCTCCTCTATCTCAAAGCACTCCTGGCCCCTGGGACAGCGCTGGCTCCAGgtgggaattcag GAAACCCCATCTATGACTTCTTCATCGGCCACGAGTTGAACCCACGCATTGGTACCTTCGACCTTAAGTTTTTCTGTGAGCTGCGCCCGGGTCTCCTGGGTTGG GCTCTGATCAACATGGGTATGTTAGTGAAGGAGACGGAGCTGAGAGGGAATCCTTCCTTGGCTATGATTCTTGTGAATGCCTTCCAGCTACTTTATGTGGTGGACGCCTTTTGGAACGAG GAGGCCATCCTCACCACCATGGACATTGTTCACGAGGGTTTCGGCTTCATGCTAGCTTTTGGGAACCTGGCTTGGGTGCCCTTCCTGTACAGTCTGCAGTCCTATTTCCTGGTCACGCATCCGCAGAAGCTTAGCCTGCCTGTAGCTGGAGGCATCATCCTGCTGAATG GCCTGGGCTATTCTGTTTTCCGCAGTGCTAACTCCCAGAAGAACACTTTCCGCCGGAATCCTGTTGATCCCAAAGTAGCTG GACTCAAGACCATCCCCACGGCCACGGGGCGGCGTCTGCTGGTGTCCGGGTGGTGGGGGTTTGTGCGGCATCCCAACTATTTGGGGGACCTCATCATGGCATTTGCTTGGTCCCTGCCCTGCG gCATCAGCCACATCCTGCCTTATTTCTACATCCTCTACTTTACTATGCTTCTCATCCACCGGGAGGCGAGGGATGAGCACCAGTGCCTGCGGAAGTATGGTCTGGCCTGGCAGGAGTACTGCCGCCGAGTCCCTTACCGGATCTTCCCCTACCTCTACTGA
- the ZNHIT2 gene encoding zinc finger HIT domain-containing protein 2: MEADGSIPTPDPSCGLCVARRAPYTCPRCHLRFCSVPCYRQHGSCAQDFQRRELQIRLEGQRQDPASQRRLREALLRLRELREPGDADPQLGLDPHLEQAEVEALWEQLSPEHRKRFQWMLHSGEISALLPPWQPWWTGRGRDAALIQELGEAPSPSSPGPDALQQPQAPGPRPEPPARPAEACPSRVPPVPAALPALSSLTRSPVSPLVGLQLPNVLFAYAYALALYNGEADEAQLIPEFCETVLDLSGALGAQRGFGSVAEALHAALQAATAGRYPECQLGPGGAMAAVAQILMGECQAQQKGYTLAALAHLARLLGQGKRRASAGDRPRLYAAKKKCDFLLSWVNENEGELSRLALEVQRECQAHLDRVRAVGAVTQELEKMWGGKVPPPQRTLIEELD; this comes from the coding sequence ATGGAAGCCGACGGTTCGATCCCCACTCCGGACCCTTCCTGCGGGCTGTGCGTGGCCCGGAGGGCGCCTTACACCTGCCCGCGCTGCCACCTGCGTTTCTGCTCCGTGCCTTGCTACCGCCAGCACGGCTCCTGCGCCCAGGACTTCCAGCGCCGGGAGCTCCAAATCCGGCTCGAGGGCCAGCGGCAGGACCCGGCTTCCCAGCGCCGCTTGAGGGAAGCCCTCCTCCGGCTGCGAGAACTACGCGAGCCCGGGGATGCGGATCCCCAGCTAGGCCTCGACCCCCATTTGGAGCAGGCGGAGGTCGAGGCGCTGTGGGAGCAGCTGAGCCCGGAGCACAGAAAGCGCTTCCAGTGGATGCTGCACAGCGGCGAGATCTCGGCTCTCCTGCCCCCGTGGCAGCCCTGGTGGACGGGGCGCGGCCGGGACGCGGCGCTGATCCAGGAGCTGGGGGAGGCCCCCTCGCCGTCCTCCCCGGGCCCTGACGCCTTGCAGCAGCCTCAGGCGCCGGGGCCTCGGCCAGAGCCCCCCGCAAGGCCGGCGGAGGCCTGTCCGAGCCGCGTGCCCCCGGTGCCGGCCGCCCTCCCCGCCCTGAGCAGCCTGACCCGCTCGCCGGTCTCGCCCCTGGTGGGCTTGCAGCTGCCCAACGTGCTGTTCGCCTACGCCTATGCCCTGGCGCTCTACAACGGCGAGGCGGACGAGGCCCAGCTGATCCCGGAGTTCTGCGAGACGGTCCTCGACCTGTCCGGGGCGCTGGGGGCCCAGCGGGGCTTCGGGTCGGTGGCAGAAGCCCTCCACGCCGCCCTGCAAGCAGCCACCGCAGGGCGCTACCCCGAATGCCAGCTGGGACCCGGAGGGGCCATGGCGGCCGTGGCCCAGATCCTGATGGGGGAGTGCCAAGCCCAGCAGAAGGGGTACACCTTGGCCGCCCTGGCCCATCTCGCCCGGCTGCTGGGCCAGGGGAAGAGGCGGGCGTCCGCCGGGGATCGGCCCAGGCTGTACGCAGCGAAGAAAAAGTGCGACTTCCTTTTGTCCTGGGTGAACGAGAATGAAGGGGAGCTGAGCCGCCTGGCCCTGGAGGTGCAAAGAGAATGCCAGGCCCATCTGGACCGGGTCCGGGCGGTGGGAGCCGTCACCCAGGAACTGGAGAAGATGTGGGGGGGCAAGGTGCCTCCACCCCAAAGGACCCTGATCGAAGAACTGGATTGA